The Paenibacillus uliginis N3/975 genome has a window encoding:
- a CDS encoding CocE/NonD family hydrolase, whose amino-acid sequence MKTTIAYGKLLIPTDWVPHGYVVVRVDSRGSGSSPGKLDPLCPREIKDYAACIEWAGVQCWCFTLSHGLTYYFNNDARFISRI is encoded by the coding sequence ATGAAGACGACTATCGCGTATGGGAAATTGTTAATTCCTACTGATTGGGTTCCGCATGGATACGTCGTTGTTCGTGTAGATTCCCGAGGTTCTGGAAGTTCGCCAGGCAAACTAGATCCATTATGCCCAAGAGAAATTAAAGATTATGCAGCATGTATTGAATGGGCCGGAGTTCAATGCTGGTGTTTCACGCTATCTCACGGATTGACCTATTATTTTAATAATGATGCTCGCTTCATATCGAGGATATGA